The DNA window GGATGTGAGGTTCCCCAGGGCATTGCAGGAGTTGTCTATGTTACTTTGACCAGTGCCGGTCCTTTGGAGGGTGTTTTGTCTGATGATATTACTGTGGCTGGGCCTATGGTGATGACCGTCTCATGAGGGGATTTCAAGCTATGATGATtaatggtggtggtgctgtaatattacttaataccTAGACTGAGTAGCTACTATACTCAAGCCaatattattactagtaAATCACTATCCCAACTGTGCAAACTTGTATGGCTATGTCAAGCAACTTCAGTTGATATATGCATGTAATATTCCTATTTCTGATATAGTACACATGCCGAGTTTGCGGCCTGGCTATACCTATTTGTAAATTCGAGTTGCTTCGTCCAAAAATGTTCGAAGCCACCTCTCGTGGAACATATCGCCATGCACTCCAGTGCCCCCCTGACATCGTCTCATCATCCCCACAAGTCCTGCTGGAAACTCATTTGACACCTCTGCTAATGTGATAACTTTTCATGTCCTTGACTTTTATGCCGCCCGCGCCAACGCCACTGATAAGTCTGTAAGACGGTGTGTCCCAAAGGCTTCACGCTTGGAGACCACTATAATGTAACATCTGCCATAGATCTGCCTCAAGTTCAATCATGCTCTAAAAAGGTCGTGCCGCGAAGTACGCCTGGGCCCTGGTCCAGGCCTCCTTGTCCTCTGCCTTCAATTGTTCTGTGCCCAGCGCTTCCACGCCCTTGGCGAGTGCATCGACAAAATCGCGCGCAACCCGGAAGTCCTCAGTCAATGACTCGGCGTATGGAACGAACGTCTTGGGGAACTCTTCTAGTCGGTGTAGTCGACCCTCCTTGTCCCCGCCagcttcatcgtcgtcgaaGAAGGTCCTCACGGCAATGCCGAGACCAATGTCAGGCTCCTGTTGGAAAGGTAGGCTGTTCACATATTAGCATCGCATGGGTAAAGATGAATGGAAACCTTACCGTCGGCTGATCTCCAGCTGGTCGTCCCTTTCGCGCTTGGACTGACCATACAAGAACATTGAAGCCACAATAGCCTCAACCAAGTCCCGGTCGGCCTCTCTCACGGCTGAAGCCAACGACCAGAAGCTTAGAAGGTTTTTGTTGAGAGGACCGGTGTAACCATATACTTGGTGTCGGAGCTTCAGCAGGGACGCACACTCGCTGATCAGTACAAGGGTTGCCTTCTCCTCATAAGAGCCCTTTCGGGGCAGACCAGGGTGGCCCTCGGTGTGCTTTCCTGTCAAGAGCCCATTTCGGATAAGTTCAAACGCGACTAGGGCTGCTTCTGACAGACCGGTCACCTCAGGGTTGTTCTCCTTGACGTCTTGAAGTGTAAGAAGGGTGGTTGCCAATGCATTGCCCCACTTTGTTAGCTTGTGCTTGTCATCAGCATATCCTCTCAAGTGAAGAAATCGCCAGATAGCAACCGAGGTAACCATATCTGTACTGTCAATTCCCTTGATGCGCCTCTCTTCGGGGAATGTCTTGTCAACAAATTCGGTGTTAACAAGCGACAAGACTTCCAACGACACGGGGCTCGCAAAATCCTCTGGGAAAAATGCACGAACATCATTGTCCTTGACATCCCAACTGGCAACCATCTGTGATGGTGGAGGGTTGACAGAACGGTGGTTGATAGTGTATGAATATTTAGGGTCAAACCAAACCCGCACTTTGATGTTCTTGTGCTGAATACCGCGGTGAAGTCGTGGGATCAGCAGCGAGAGAGCCTGCTCCTTAATGGGCACTATTCTGTCGGTGATCAACTTTTTGTACTCGTCTGATGCTACGCCATCCAAGGTAGGCTGGATCAGAACTTGTCCGTGGGTGATGTTTCCCAGTAGGCGAGGCCCAATCAAGCCGGTATTGAGGTAGTGGAAAAGCTCAGCAGGGAGCTGAAGACCCAGATACTCATGATTGTCACTGGTCAAGTGCTCATAGTCGTTGACACGGATCTCACCGCTCTCGGCGATATAAACGAAGTGGTGGACGACCATCCTCGCCTTGCGGTACTTGTCGAGCCAGTCGGCGTCCTTGTTCTGCAATATGTCGTTGAAGCTAGCGCAAGCAGTTGCGACACTGTTTTCCGCAGTCCTCAGAAGATTGGCAGCAGTTGAGATATTGTAGTCTGAATACATTGAGCTTTCCAACAGAGCAGGAAAGGGAGAAAGGAATGATGTGCCAGCCATTAAGAAAGAGTCGATAAACCTAGGCTCGCTCGCAGTAGGTGTGAGACTGCGCATCACTTTCTTCTTGGAAATGGCAGTAACCGTTTTGGCCTCCCAGTCGAAAGTACGAAGGACGGTGTCCTTGACAGGGTACAACAGAAGCTCCTGAGAGCCCATTACACCTGAACACTGGTCTGAATCGGTCATCTCAAAATAAGCAAGCTATTTCTGTTAGACTTGGAGTGTCAGAGGAAAAGCAGTCTTGGATAGCCTACCTGGGCGCATGCAGTGTAAGGCGCTACCAGAAAGTGAAGATCACGGCTCTTCAGAACGTTTTGGAGTAAGGGGTAGAGATTCTGAATGCGAAAGGCTCCTGTGATAGCCTCGGTTTAGCTCAAAATCCTAATCGAAAGCTCGTGTTCACTCACCTGGACTAGTACCGAAGGTTGACACCGCCTCTTCAGCGGCCCCCTGAGAGTACAAGTTCCATGCCTCGTCTGTCTTCTTGTTGGCTTTGAGACCACGATCCAAGGTGATGTCATCCTGGCCGGTCACAGGTTGACCGTCGAAAACGAAGAAGGGAACAATCTCATTCTTCGCCCAAAGATCGAGGTTCTGGTTTATGTGTGCCTCGACTCCCGTGAGACCACCCAGAGCTGACAACAGGGGTTCGTGAGCAGGAGACGTCTCGAGAAGTTGGCAGAGATAATAACTAGCGTCGACAGCGATGGCGCATCCTTCGAGCAGAGAGATATCATGCGTGCTGTGTGATGTTCAATTAGCGCTTGCTTGCAAGAGAGCGAGTCGCAAAAGTACGTACGAAGCCTGGTCGTTGATCCAGGAGT is part of the Fusarium poae strain DAOMC 252244 chromosome 4, whole genome shotgun sequence genome and encodes:
- a CDS encoding hypothetical protein (BUSCO:7128at5125), translating into MPFLTEDSWINDQASTHDISLLEGCAIAVDASYYLCQLLETSPAHEPLLSALGGLTGVEAHINQNLDLWAKNEIVPFFVFDGQPVTGQDDITLDRGLKANKKTDEAWNLYSQGAAEEAVSTFGTSPGAFRIQNLYPLLQNVLKSRDLHFLVAPYTACAQLAYFEMTDSDQCSGVMGSQELLLYPVKDTVLRTFDWEAKTVTAISKKKVMRSLTPTASEPRFIDSFLMAGTSFLSPFPALLESSMYSDYNISTAANLLRTAENSVATACASFNDILQNKDADWLDKYRKARMVVHHFVYIAESGEIRVNDYEHLTSDNHEYLGLQLPAELFHYLNTGLIGPRLLGNITHGQVLIQPTLDGVASDEYKKLITDRIVPIKEQALSLLIPRLHRGIQHKNIKVRVWFDPKYSYTINHRSVNPPPSQMVASWDVKDNDVRAFFPEDFASPVSLEVLSLVNTEFVDKTFPEERRIKGIDSTDMVTSVAIWRFLHLRGYADDKHKLTKWGNALATTLLTLQDVKENNPEVTGLSEAALVAFELIRNGLLTGKHTEGHPGLPRKGSYEEKATLVLISECASLLKLRHQVYGYTGPLNKNLLSFWSLASAVREADRDLVEAIVASMFLYGQSKRERDDQLEISRRLPFQQEPDIGLGIAVRTFFDDDEAGGDKEGRLHRLEEFPKTFVPYAESLTEDFRVARDFVDALAKGVEALGTEQLKAEDKEAWTRAQAYFAARPF